Genomic segment of Sander vitreus isolate 19-12246 chromosome 17, sanVit1, whole genome shotgun sequence:
TCTGGTCaaatatttgcatttatttatttgtctagCTCTCTGTTTTGTAGTTACATTGCTTGTTCATCTTTGGAGACTGTAGACCCACTGAATTCAGCTTTACTTTAATTAGACCATTTCTGTTATTTCCCTtagatttctgtatttattgtctgGGTCGTTTGCTTATAATGGCAGGCCACGGTCAATCAAACTGGATGAAACCAGACACATTGAAAGTCTGAAGTCTTGAAGAGTCTTTtttctgaaatgtatttttttttgccattttaatCATGGATAGTTAATGTGAAAGTGGTGTACATTGAAATTAAACAATTTTCagaggctttaaaaaaaagtgccgTGGTTATAAACGTATTCAAATTGACTAAAATACAACGTACTTACTGCGTATTTCAAAAAAGGCACTAAACTTAACTATGTAGATACATAAACTGTATAATTTGTATGTAATAgctaaatgaaaacacaaacaaaaagtgtTTTGATGCATTCACCAGAAGTACAAAATCTTCACATTTATGATTGACATATCACatagaaaaaaacagcatttttggaACTACAAACAACTGGAAATGAAGATACTTGTGTGCACCGACAACatttaataaactgtatgtatgCAAGTCATGTgattgaaaaacacacacacacacacacacacacacacacacacagtaaaagacATTTCCACTACTGGTGCAATACATCTGTCAGTGGTACCTgtctcatatacagtacagtataaaaCACTGGGTCGCATTTAGTAGCAAAAACAGTTCTTCTATAATTGAATGTTGTAACCGCAGTTAAATACACTGCTGAGACTAAGAACTCGCAGTGAGAAACTGACGGGTGGAGAGGTGAGAAGTCAAAGCCcgtcatgatgtcacttcctccAACAGCGTGTTCAGCTAAGTTGAGCATTCACTTGGCTGTGTGGAAGAAGTAGTAACTTTGGAAAATGTGTCTGTCcggtaaaatatatatatatatatatatatatatatttctaagtTGGGCCATTCCAAAAACCTATCAGTGACTTCTCCGCCTACTGCTTTTGCTTCTTCTTTGCTGGTTTAATGGGGGTgatctcttcctcctcctcgtcatcatcatcatcatcgtcgtcgtcgtctTCGTCATCAGAAAAGTCTGACTCTTCAACCTGGGAGGCTGCACAGGAACAGTGGACAAAGTTAAATCACTGTTTTAAACTGAATACtgatatatttaattttttttttttccaactatctttttttattgagaACAAGGTACAGAAAGACAGTTATATAGAAGGACAATACTTTTGGATTTTTCacagaacacaaacaaataaaatcccACACCCACCCCGCCCCACAACATCCAGTGCATCCCAATCTAAGGAGATTAAGTAAgtagataaatagataaaggTTATGATATTAATAGGTGAAGGTATCATTCAACAGGTATGAagaattaaacaaaaagaaaagagggtgGAAGCAGCTAATTTGAAAGTAAAGCTTGAAAATAAATGAGGCGGCCGTGCTTGCTGTGCAACATCATGCGTCACCCCTCAGGATCTATTACTTGTGGATTCATGAATTATCAGGGAGGGTTTTAAGTTTGTTTATGAAAGACATTGCTGGGTTCCAGGTAGAATAGAAGAGGTCTTTTGACCCCGCGACATGACATCTGCTACAATTCTCATCCGCCTCAGGATAAATTCTGGCCAGCCTAAACTTGGAGAGGTGGGTACGGTGCAAGACTTTAAACTGAATTACACCTAACCTAGCACATGAAGTAGTTCCATTAACTCTCTTCAGAGCATCAGTCCAGGATTCCTCAGGTATTACATCCCCAAGCTCCTCCTCCCATTTCCCTTCAATTCTATTGAGAGAGGTGTCTCTGAGAGATGATATGTTGGAATAGATTCTCGCAATGAAGCCTTTTAAATTGAAGGGAATTTGGAAGATGCCGTCCATAGCAGTAGGTTGAGGTGCATTGGGGAAGATTGAATCTAGACTTTGCATAAAGTGTCGGCTCTGGAAATATCGGAAACGACTTGAGCCGGGGAGGTTGAATTTTTGAGAGAGATGACTAAAGGTAAAGAATACACCTTCAATTTGGAGAGGGCAAGTCTATTCCACAGGGAAAAGGTGTTGTCTAATCTAGGCGGAACAAAAAGATGATTATCACAGATAGGAGCCAGATGAGAGAATGCTCTTAAACCGAGGTGGTTTTTCGAAATTGTGACCAAATTCGTAAAGTATTGATAACAAAATGGGTCAGAGGTATAGGGTGAAGTAGACAGAGGGAGACGCGAAGTAACCAAGGCGGGAAGGGATGCCAGAATGCATgactcattttctatttcacacCACGACAGCTTTGGAGCATGAAGCTAGTATATGCTTTTCTGAATATTAGCCGCCCAGTGATAGTGAAGCAAATTTGGTAAACCAATATATTTAATAAGGTCAGAAAGGTGACTTTATTTAATCTGCCCTTTTAACTTCCTGCACAGTTAGTAATATGCAGCTGCACACACTCATAACCACTAGAAGAACAAAAGTTAATCCCTGCAGTATTGATACATACATTTAATAACttacaatatatatttaacacttaattgaaatacatataaaaagtgtcaaaggtcttttttttttttaattacaaagaAATTAGCCAttttattgccttttttttttttaaagatgtatttAACTTTTCATGAAAATTCAcaatgcattaacattgtgagatagagCAAGCATTGGGGGAGAGCGCCCTTCTAGTTCATTATATTTTAGGAAAAACTACTCCCACCATGTGCCCAAAAACTAAATATAGTATAAGAAAATGGCTGGATCTCACAAACTAAAAAGGAGCACAGCCAAGTATTTGGTATCTATGAACTCGTAACAAGTTGAATATGACACGCATAAtagacacaaaaaaatatttcatatgGACGACATTTAATAAACAATCGTTTCTCCTAATTTTTCAAAAAATCCTGACTTTGACCATTGATAAAAGTGTGATTTTTAATGTGATCTAAACATTTCAACGTTGTACTGTTAGATGTTTCTCCAGTGTGTGCCCATCGCAGATCAGACCCATCAGAACAAATGTGGTATTTTTCCTTATCATGCTAAacgttaaaaacagttaaagcaCTGGGAAGGTGAAGTGTTACCTATGAGGTGTAACCCGCTGACAGTAACTGGTCCTGTCCCAGCCTTGAGCCGGATGGTCACTGGCGCTTTCAGCTCAAACTCTCCCAGACTCACCTGAGGAGAAAAAGGTCAAAGTTGAGATACATCTCTACCATGTGCGGTACATCAACCTGCTTGAAGACAGAGATCACTGTACTGTACCATAGGAAGACAGCTGATGTGAAGGTTGGCGATGGGCACTGAAATAGTCTTTCCTTGGTGGTTCATGGCCGTTACCTCCACCACATTACTCTCCTCCTTGGCACCCTCTCCCAGACAAAcctaccaaaaaaaataataattcagtTGACATTTATACAAACTGTTGGCAGCCAGATCAAAGTATGTTTTTAGCCGAGTTGAAGACAAAACTATGGTTCAACAGCCTTGGATTACACACTTTCCTGTAAGCTTTGCATCCAGTGAATGTGATTATACAAACTCAAGTTGCAATTGTACATACTGTTCTGAGTTCAAGGAAGTGCTCCAGGTCCTCCTCTTCGTCGCCTTGGAAAGTGTAGAAAGGCACTTTAGAGGATAGCTCGCAGCCTGGAAGACACGTCAAAACCACGATGATTTTAGGGACAGTTTTTGGATTTCGTGTAAGTTAGTGCACTAGCTGAAATATAGAAATATCATAGCAGGTTCTTCACTGTCGGAACATCAAAGATGAGACCCACGTGTGAGCCAACAGAGCTGATAAAACTGTATTTAAATGGTTCTTACTAAACAGGAAGCTCTCCAACTTCGATTGACCAGCTAGTCCGTGATCATCCGAGCATTCATCGTCGTGGCAAGACATTTTGTCAAAACACTAGATTTGGGTTTGCTGTTAACACTAAAGTCGAATGAAGCCTCCACGAAAAATAACAAGCGCGTCGCAAACTTCGAGCATGCCTGCACGCGTCATCACTATGCGCCAGTTGCTCACTGACgttgttgttttctctctcctccagaCCAATCATAGATGTATTATcgtggatgtattataagaccgtGTATTATAcatctatatacagtctatggtattaTACAAGAATATCGAATTGATGTAGCCAACTTTCTAAATAAGGAACTTAAGATGAATGTTGAAATAGAGTGAACACTGTCTATGTATCTGTTTGAACCTCTGTTTATGTGTACAATAATTATAGTGGAAAAAATATAATGGATGTATTTGACCAATACATTCCACAGGGGTTAAAGCAAGAAACCATTTGTGAGCCTGAAATGCTGCCCTGGAAgaaatgtgtactgtatgtattgaattatgtattttataaatgtaaaactggagaactttaaaggtgcagtaggtaagacttataaaactaatggcgtttttccattacatggtacctgctcgactcgcctcaactctactcgcctcactgtgcgtccgttttccattgcagattttagtaccgcctcagcgtggctggtcgtcatagcggcgccgcagtaaactgccgtgacataacgcgacacacacacagaatgtcgaagatgtgttgttgttgccacagccagaagacacattttgtttcaaatgaagctggaggcagcaaaaataaacacagctggctaaactatttaaaaatggcgggtttgttcggacacccccctctgtcgcattcacgtcaccttttggtatcggctcagctcgcttggaacctcgactgagatggtactaaaaaaagtacctgttagcaggtaccagggacttttttttttcgtaatgaaaaaccaaaaaaggcgagtagagtcgaggtgagtcgagcaggtagcacgtaatggaaaagcgccataactttctgtcatatttgctgtaactgaccctatgttccagtagaactacatgaagcaggtaatgtcaaaaaaaaatccagctcctctggcaccacctacagcctgtagtgcgatttgcaaaaatccaccactccctgttcagatgcaccaacatatgtcaatcactgctcatgcacacgcattcattctcccttggtggggggaggggcttaggagaccgttttgggctttagcggaaaggggggagggactgagaagttgtcgatgctacattttttggctaagtcctggatcttcaggtatacagcacctttaagcccTGATTCCATGCTCCTAATATACCTGAGCTGTTAATTAAAACTagataaacaaaaacattaataagttaaaaaaaagaaaagaaagaaacaatacATGGTACTGCTATTTTAAAAGGTGTTCTGATGTGTGGCTATGGAAGGaaccaaaatatgtattttatttgaagTCAAAAAAGCTTGAAGTTGAAATTCATTAAcaattctctctctccatatatatatattttgctcAAGAGCCCTCTCTAAGAAGCAGGTGTACATAGATTATtccacacaatacacacatgaTACAAGAGTTTATGTATAAATACGATTTTGCATAAGTCAAGGATTTGTTTTAGGAACAATGCAACAGGTAAAGGACAGTTTACAATACCACAAATCCAAGCTTGTGTAAGTTTAGTGCTGAATCTGCGTGCGTACAGTCTACATAACCTTCCTTTTATTTGTCTGAACAGAAACAGCAAGGCTTCTTTCAGTCCAGACAGGCTTACAGAAGGATCTGAGCAACACAAAggacaaaaagcaacaaaggaACTTATTATGGTTTATTAGTTTTGAATCTAATGTATCTTACATACAAATTTTACAGTGGTAAATTGTCACTTttatgaccccccccccccccactccccaACCCAACCCTAAACTCAGATAATCAAAATGTACAATTTGAGCTTTTTCCCCTCAGTCACAGCCCATTTCTATTAAACCGGCGGGAAGAGGAAGAAAGCTTGACCAACTGCAACATGAACCGTTTAAAACAAGAGTGAAAATTCTGCTGTTGTTTCAGAAGAGGGACAGCAGATCTGTTGGTCAGAGTCACGCCTTCAAAGTCAGCACTTTGTCTTCCTTAAAGGACAACAGAAAACTAGCCACAATTCCAATGAAGatatacaaaataataacacTTTATGATTGACAGTGTTTACAGACTGTCTACGAACTACAGTATCATACTCATAGAGTTGAGTGGCATGCTTCTTCCTCTATGTAGCATAAGATGAGGTTATTCTAATGACCGCCACGGCAAATCCAATACACCTCATGCACATTATGAATGTACACAGTATCAAAACATCACATTGGCAGGCAGCTACTGAAGAGCAACTGATGACCCTTATGTTACAAATGGAACACTCCTATTTATAAGTCCTTTTTTTAGTCAACTACACaagatttacaaaaacaaatgggAAATGCGTCAGCATATAAAACATTCAATGGACAGATAGGAAAAGGCCTACATAGGGATTTCTGCTCCAAGTCCCTACAAGTACAGCTCAGTGCCACTTTGGTGACGGGGTACAAGGGTGCTCACCAAGGCTCATCTGAGAAGACATTCATTTGAGAGTATGCAGTGTTGGAGGGATGCAAGCTGACAGAGGTAAACTGATTTTTCTTTCTATCACCAATGATAAGCAAAAGATCAGCACAGCACATGAACAAAGCCCTGCTTAGTGGttaagaaaaaagtgacagcGGGAATTATTAATCCTTCCAAATCTTCAGGATTCTTACTTATTTTGAACTAATGTATTCTAATGTAAACTGGTGCCAGTCAAATGTTACATGTTTCTTCTTAATAGCAGATAAGAATATCAAGATTTTGGTCCCACTGCTATCAGAAAATGTGAATTTGAGTTCATTCTTTTAAAGAGTAAGTGCTTAAATTAATTTGACATAACTGAATTAGATGGTCTGAACTTTCTCTGACAGTCATCTTAGGTTTACTGAAGGATTCTTGTGACATGTGACTGTCAATGTCAAAATACATCTCTGGAATTTGAGCAACAAGGCCAATGTCCTAAAATCCCCCTTCTCTAGCTATATCTGACTGATACGTGTTAGAAAGCCTTTAAAACAGAAGACACTGAAGTCTGCAATGTAAACCTAAAATCTAAAAGGCAATGAACCAAAAGGCAATAGCTCAAAGGGAAATAAACCCAAAGCAAAAAAACTGCTGaattctaaaacaaaaaaaaaaggaaaatggccACAAGCAAAGTGCTGAACAGAAATAGGCTGAGAACCATGTTTGTCATCTTGTGGAAGCTTGTTATTGCTTTCCAAAtgtctactactactactactactactactactactactactactactttaacGGAAATTCAGAGGACCTGCTGGATGAGTCTTTAACAATCTCAACAAATACTTTCCCCTTGCTGGTCTGTGACAATCTTTTATTGAGGGTTTCACAAACCCCAAAAGCTACAATTTGCAGTGCAAACACAGCATTTCAAAGGCCTCTTTCTCCAAGTCTATTGTGGAGGAACTGGAAATACCATGATGTAATGATGAAAGGCAAACTCTCACATAGCACCTCACATCCTGTATAAAGGTGTCCTACTTATATCGACAGCTGCGTTATTTCTCTCTGTCAAAGCTGGGAAAGCAGGATGTAGGGGTAGTAAGACACTACCTGAGATACAGGCAGCCCTCATTTAACAGCTCTGCCTCCATTTCAGATACAGACACTTTGCGTTAGGGCACGCGGGCAATATTCATGTAGTGATTACTGGATTAAATCAGAAAAAAGGCTTATGGAGTTATCACTTCCTGCCTCCTGGAGGTATATGAGTAGTGGGACCCCACAATCATTGCTGGAGTGCCACTCTTCCACGTTGGCTCAAATCAACTGATTACAGATCACTCCTCTGCCTTTTAGCTTTGGGTCTGCTGAATCCAACAGAGCCATAACATCTAAGGTAAAAAGAGGTTTCCCAGGGCTAGCCCAGATAGTAATGTAGTATAAAATCATCATGGAAGTTTTTCTCATGAACGTAGCAAACATGGTTAAGCCACGTTGacttgctctctgtctgtctgttattgaAGCGGGACGTTTCTTCATAGGCTTCGTCCCATAATGATGACATCTTTGGGAAAGCCTTCCATTTTGGCCACTTCAAAGCATCCCAGCTTACCGTAGAAGTCCAACATTCTCTTGTCAGTCTGACGAACCTGACAGAATGCACCTAAGGAACCTGGAAGAAAGAACAGATAACAACTACATGTAAGTCAATGACAAAAATCCCAACAATTATCTTCCTCACAATCAGTGTGGCCAAATACAATGTTAAGCTGATGGTAATCTTCTACTCTGACCAGAAATAAAATGGTTCAAGACCTCTGTCCCAGGAAGAGAAGATTATTTCAGCCAGTGCTTTGATAGTTTATGTTTCTTAAAGCTGAAAGccctgttttctctctttctttgcgTCTCAAAAGGGATGAATTTGACCATTACATGGATAAAATACGTCGTATGAAAACTCAACTCAGAAAAGTTACAATACAATAAGTTAAGATCAATGTGCCtgcttgttttaaaatgttataaacacagaaaaaagtgTTTACGTTACTGATTAATGAACCTTTGTCTAATGTAAAATTTAATTCTCTAACACCCTCTTACCAACAGGACTAATGACACTAATACAATACGCCCTTTCTGTAGTTAGTACAAGTAGTAACAATGAACATTGCTGTCATGATGGAGGCAGCTGCCACCTACCGTTGGCCTTAAGAGAAGATAGAAGACATCCCATCATGCTTTTGGCCACACTGGGGTCAGTGACCTTGGCGTGAATGTCAACCTTGATGAGAGAGGGGAAGTTGGAGAGGAAAGAGGCTGGAagaccctcctcctcttcatggAAACTCAGCATCATCTTCTACATGGACGAAAGGCAGAGACGGTAAAGTATTTCAATTTATCACTAGTGCACACAATCAAATGCAAACCGATACAGAGATCATGATAGTAAGAGAGATGAATTGAGAACCTACCTCAGCCTCTGTGAGGTCCTTCTCACAGTCAGGTTTTAGGTATTTCTCTTGCATGAAGGGAATCCAGTTCAACTTGCATTTCTTGACAAAGGGCTGGACATCCACAGTGCCAAGAGCATAACCGCAGATCCCTTCATCGTCCTCTAGCACAAACCCGTAGTCTGAACTCAGTGCCAGGAGACCTCCGACTAACCTGTGAACAAACATTTTGTCAGCCATGTTGATTTGAAATGCAGGGGATAACTGCAGTCCACGCTTTAATCTTCTCCATGTTTTACCTGTCTCCTATGAGGTCAGGATCCTTATCAGAGACTGGTATATCCTCCATTCCTTCACAGTACATTTCTTTACAGATTTTATAAATTGCAGTCtacaaaaaagaagacagataCAGCTGTAACTTTTATGACACCAGATAGAAAATCCAAAACTAAGCCCCAaaaaatgccacaaagaatGTCAATGTGCATAACAAATGTTTGGAAATACACAATCTGAATCCACAGCAGCACTACAAATGTATGAGCTTCAGTGTGTATTTTCAAATATTGAGCAGTTGAGCACACATTAAGTGCAAAGCATTCACAACTTAAACTATTCCAGTTCTGCTGGGAATACTAGCAACTGGCCAACATTATTTCTGCAACCATACATGTATGACGTTTCGTAACGGTTAGTATTTAAAGCGCACTACTTGGGTTAGGTAGGTAAGGTAAGTAAGGCATAACCCAACAAACATCTTACCACATCTTTGGGGTAGTATGGCCTTATGGAATAGATTTTGGAGGTTGGCATTGCAGGTGGAGGTTGGTAGAAAAGATCGTTTGCCCCCTCTATTGGCAACAATCTCTGTGGGTATCAAAAGAAAGATTCAGTTTCACTGAGACCAGGAGGTGTGCTGCTG
This window contains:
- the npm3 gene encoding nucleoplasmin-3 encodes the protein MSCHDDECSDDHGLAGQSKLESFLFSCELSSKVPFYTFQGDEEEDLEHFLELRTVCLGEGAKEESNVVEVTAMNHQGKTISVPIANLHISCLPMVSLGEFELKAPVTIRLKAGTGPVTVSGLHLIASQVEESDFSDDEDDDDDDDDDDEEEEEITPIKPAKKKQKQ